A part of Ooceraea biroi isolate clonal line C1 chromosome 10, Obir_v5.4, whole genome shotgun sequence genomic DNA contains:
- the LOC109611148 gene encoding uncharacterized protein LOC109611148, whose protein sequence is MSEDLSAFSLTKLLHSRHDMVFAGTRCLKLHRIMLMTVGLWPYQKPFILRVQSIFFFSIYCCYTFFQLTPFLTTTCNMDCILKRCCYICISIVFIMNYYSLYFNSEAVKRMVEHMQFDWKMFENTDAMKIFEEYLFESYIFTLSLCILLLIFPSFLILTEYRSIILDVIIPMNESRPRKVEIDFELFVDEQQYFFFYIVEEVLGMGLGCWSMLVMGTLLTTVAKHSCATYKIVSVFSCLIRDTVTIHTLQFPIVQGIQVMYRNICRSVHIHRRTFEFCNDMILLFQMWFFPLLLIGVLALSCLLFRLYNAIIQFDDVYDISLSCTHLFFFFIYMLVANFLAQSYTEHSVGLLESTYNTLWYVAPLPIQKLFLIMQKSIKSHKVVVGGLFVASIEGFSTLVTSAVSYFTVMHAMRL, encoded by the exons ATGTCGGAAGATCTGTCAGCCTTTTCATTGACAAAGCTTCTCCATTCGCGGCACGACATGGTATTTGCAGGCACACGCTGTTTAAAGCTTCATCGAATTATGCTTATGACTGTGGGATTATGGCCATATCAGAAACCATTCATCTTGCGAGTACaatcaattttcttcttcaGTATATACTGCtgttatacattttttcaG ctTACGCCGTTCTTAACGACAACTTGTAACATGGATTGTATCCTAAAAAGATGttgttatatttgtatttctatcgtttttattatgaattactaCTCACTCTACTTCAATTCTGAAGCT GTAAAACGAATGGTTGAACATATGCAGTTCGActggaaaatgtttgaaaatactgatgcaatgaaaatatttgaagaatatctctttgaatcttatattttcacattatCTCTGTGCA ttcttcttttaatatttccatcTTTTCTTATACTTACTGAATATAGATCTATTATTCTTGATGTTATCATACCGATGAATGAATCGCGACCACGTAAAGTTGAAATAGATTTTGAACTTTTCGTCGATGaacaacaatatttttttttctatatagtGGAGGAGGTACTAGGGATGGGATTAGGATGTTGGTCTATGCTTGTGATGGGAACGTTACTGACTACAGTAGCGAAACACTCATGtgcaacatataaaattgttag TGTTTTCAGTTGTTTAATTCGAGACACGGTGACTATCCATACTCTACAATTTCCTATTGTTCAAGGAATCCAAGTTATGTATCGGAATATTTGTCGTTCAGTTCACATTCATAGAAGAACATTTGA GTTCTGTAATGACATGATACTTTTGTTTCAAATGTGGTTTTTCCCATTACTTTTAATTGGTGTATTGGCTTTAAGTTGCCTCTTATTTCGC CTATACAATGCTATAATTCAGTTCGATGACGTGTATGATATTTCACTATCCTGTAcacatttgttttttttttttatatacatgctTGTGGCAAATTTTCTGGCACAGTCTTATACCGAACACAGTGTAGGATTATTAGAATCTAC GTATAATACTCTTTGGTATGTAGCGCCATTAcctattcaaaaattgttcttGATTATGCAAAAATCTATAAAGAGTCATAAAGTAGTAGTGGGTGGTCTTTTCGTTGCTTCAATAGAAGGATTTTCTACG CTTGTGACTTCAGctgtatcatattttactgttatgCACGCCATGCGTTTATAA
- the LOC113561411 gene encoding uncharacterized protein LOC113561411 isoform X1 has translation MVFAGTRCLKLHRIMLMTVGLWPYQKSFILRIQSIFFLSVYCCHVFFQVMTFLTTTCNMDCILKRFSYLCITFVFIINYYSVYFNSDAVKQVFEHMQFDWKMFENSDAIKIFEEYLFESYIFILSLCIIFLLFASFLITMECKAIILDVIIPMNESRPRKVEIDLELFINEEQYFFFYIVEEALGVGFGIWSMIMTGTFLTTIVKHLCATYKIVSYLIRDTVTTHTLQLPVVQRIQFMYRNICLSMYIHRRTFEFCKGLLLLFQMWYFPLLLVSVLSLSCILFRLYNAIMQFNDFYDISLSSSLVLCYLMYMFMANFLAQSYTEHSVGLLESMYDTLWYVAPLSIQKLFLIMQKSIKSHKVVVGGLFVASIEGFSTLVTSSVSYFTVMHAMRS, from the exons ATGGTATTTGCAGGCACACGCTGTTTAAAGCTTCATCGAATTATGCTTATGACTGTGGGATTATGGCCGTATCAGAAATCATTCATCTTGCGAATACAATCAATTTTCTTCTTGAGCGTATACTGCTGCCATGTATTTTTTCAG GTTATGACGTTCTTAACGACGACTTGTAACATGGATTGTATCctaaaaagattttcttatctttgtattacttttgtttttattataaattactacTCAGTCTATTTTAATTCTGATGCT GTAAAGCAAGTGTTTGAACATATGCAGTTCGActggaaaatgtttgaaaatagtgacgcaataaaaatatttgaagaatatctctttgaatcttatattttcatattatctTTGTGCA ttatttttttactatttgcATCTTTTCTTATAACTATGGAATGTAAAGCTATTATTCTTGATGTTATCATACCGATGAATGAATCGCGACCACGAAAAGTTGAAATCGATCTTGAACTTTTCATCAATgaagaacaatatttttttttctatatagtGGAGGAGGCACTAGGAGTCGGGTTCGGTATCTGGTCAATGATTATGACTGGAACGTTTCTAACTACAATAGTGAAACACTTATGtgcaacatataaaattgttag ttatttaattcgagatacGGTGACTACTCATACGTTACAACTTCCTGTTGTTCAAAGAATACAATTTATGTATCGGAATATTTGTCTTTCAATGTACATTCATAGAAGAACATTTGA GTTCTGTAAAGGTCTGTTACTTTTGTTTCAAATGTGGTATTTCCCATTACTTTTAGTTTCCGTCTTGTCCTTAAgttgcattttatttcgt CTATATAACGCTATAATGCAGTTCAATGACTTTTATGATATTTCACTGTCCTCTTCACTTGTGTTGTGTTATTTGATGTACATGTTTATGGCAAATTTTCTTGCCCAGTCTTATACCGAACACAGTGTAGGACTATTAGAATCTAT GTATGATACTCTTTGGTATGTAGCGCCATTATCGATTCAGAAATTGTTCTTGATTATGCAAAAATCTATAAAGAGTCATAAAGTAGTAGTGGGTGGCCTTTTCGTTGCGTCCATAGAAGGATTTTCTACG CTTGTGACTTCATctgtatcatattttactgttatgCACGCCATGCGTTCATGA
- the LOC113561411 gene encoding uncharacterized protein LOC113561411 isoform X2, translated as MVFAGTRCLKLHRIMLMTVGLWPYQKSFILRIQSIFFLSVYCCHVFFQVMTFLTTTCNMDCILKRFSYLCITFVFIINYYSVYFNSDAVKQVFEHMQFDWKMFENSDAIKIFEEYLFESYIFILSLCIIFLLFASFLITMECKAIILDVIIPMNESRPRKVEIDLELFINEEQYFFFYIVEEALGVGFGIWSMIMTGTFLTTIVKHLCATYKIVSYLIRDTVTTHTLQLPVVQRIQFMYRNICLSMYIHRRTFEFCKGLLLLFQMWYFPLLLVSVLSLSCILFRIMLSILIDIHLVILLKYYLMKKLLFLKIAKSSLIRITGSVFFIF; from the exons ATGGTATTTGCAGGCACACGCTGTTTAAAGCTTCATCGAATTATGCTTATGACTGTGGGATTATGGCCGTATCAGAAATCATTCATCTTGCGAATACAATCAATTTTCTTCTTGAGCGTATACTGCTGCCATGTATTTTTTCAG GTTATGACGTTCTTAACGACGACTTGTAACATGGATTGTATCctaaaaagattttcttatctttgtattacttttgtttttattataaattactacTCAGTCTATTTTAATTCTGATGCT GTAAAGCAAGTGTTTGAACATATGCAGTTCGActggaaaatgtttgaaaatagtgacgcaataaaaatatttgaagaatatctctttgaatcttatattttcatattatctTTGTGCA ttatttttttactatttgcATCTTTTCTTATAACTATGGAATGTAAAGCTATTATTCTTGATGTTATCATACCGATGAATGAATCGCGACCACGAAAAGTTGAAATCGATCTTGAACTTTTCATCAATgaagaacaatatttttttttctatatagtGGAGGAGGCACTAGGAGTCGGGTTCGGTATCTGGTCAATGATTATGACTGGAACGTTTCTAACTACAATAGTGAAACACTTATGtgcaacatataaaattgttag ttatttaattcgagatacGGTGACTACTCATACGTTACAACTTCCTGTTGTTCAAAGAATACAATTTATGTATCGGAATATTTGTCTTTCAATGTACATTCATAGAAGAACATTTGA GTTCTGTAAAGGTCTGTTACTTTTGTTTCAAATGTGGTATTTCCCATTACTTTTAGTTTCCGTCTTGTCCTTAAgttgcattttatttcgt ATCATGTTAAGTATTCTTATTGATATCCACTTAGTTATTTTGCTCAAATACTACctaatgaaaaagttattattcctgaaaattgcaaaatcttCATTGATTCGTATCACTGGcagtgtattttttattttttaa
- the LOC105282128 gene encoding uncharacterized protein LOC105282128 isoform X1 — protein MSEDLSAFSLTKLLHSRHDMVFAGTRCLKLHRTMLISVGLWPYQKPFIWRIQSIFFFSMYCCHTVFQVTPFLTTTCNMDCILKRCFYICITFVFIMNYSSLFFNSEAVKRMVEHMQFDWKMFENSDAMKIFEEYLFESYIFTLSLCIILLLFASFLISTQCRFIILDIIIPMNESRPRKAEVDLELFVDEEQYFIFYILEEVLGLGFGCWSMIAMGTLLTTVAKHSCATYKIVSCLIQDTVTVHTLQLPVVQRIQFMHRNICLSVHLHRRTFEFCNDMILLFEIWFFPLLLICVLALSCLLFRLYNAIIQFDDMYDISLSCAYLFFFFIYMLVANFLAQSYTEHSVGLLESTYDTLWYVAPLPIQKLFLIMQKSIKSHKVVVGGLFVASIEGFSTLVTSAVSYFTVMHAMRL, from the exons ATGTCGGAAGATCTGTCAGCCTTTTCATTGACAAAGCTTCTCCATTCGCGGCACGACATGGTATTTGCAGGCACACGCTGTTTAAAGCTTCATCGAACTATGCTTATAAGTGTGGGATTATGGCCATATCAGAAACCATTCATCTGGCGAATACaatcaattttcttcttcaGTATGTACTGCTGTCATACAGTTTTTCAG GTTACGCCGTTCTTAACGACAACTTGTAACATGGATTGTATCCTAAAacgatgtttttatatttgtattactttcgtttttattatgaattactcCTCACTCTTCTTCAATTCTGAAGCT GTAAAACGAATGGTTGAACACATGCAGTTCGAttggaaaatgtttgaaaatagtgacgcaatgaaaatatttgaagaatatctctttgaatcttatattttcacattatCTCTGTGCA TTATTCTTTTACTATTTGCATCTTTTCTTATATCTACTCAATGtagatttattattcttgATATTATCATACCGATGAATGAATCGCGACCACGTAAAGCTGAAGTAGATCTTGAACTTTTCGTCGATgaagaacaatattttattttctatatattggAGGAGGTATTAGGGTTGGGATTCGGATGTTGGTCTATGATTGCGATGGGAACGTTACTGACTACAGTAGCGAAACACTCATGtgcaacatataaaattgttag ttgTTTAATTCAAGATACGGTGACTGTCCATACTCTACAACTTCCTGTTGTTCAAAGAATTCAATTTATGCATCGGAATATTTGTCTTTCAGTTCACCTTCATAGAAGAACATTTGA GTTCTGCAATGATATgatacttttgtttgaaatttgGTTTTTCCCATTACTTTTAATCTGTGTATTGGCTTTAAGTTGCCTCCTATTTCGC CTATACAATGCTATAATTCAGTTCGATGACATGTATGATATTTCACTATCCTGTGcatatttgtttttcttttttatatacatgctAGTGGCAAATTTTCTTGCCCAGTCTTATACCGAACACAGTGTAGGATTATTAGAATCTAC ATATGATACTCTTTGGTATGTAGCGCCATTACCTATTCAGAAATTGTTCTTGATTATGCAAAAATCTATAAAGAGTCATAAAGTAGTAGTGGGTGGTCTTTTCGTTGCTTCAATAGAAGGATTTTCTACG CTTGTGACATCAGctgtatcatattttactgttatgCACGCCATGCGTTTATGA
- the LOC105282128 gene encoding uncharacterized protein LOC105282128 isoform X2, translated as MDCILKRCFYICITFVFIMNYSSLFFNSEAVKRMVEHMQFDWKMFENSDAMKIFEEYLFESYIFTLSLCIILLLFASFLISTQCRFIILDIIIPMNESRPRKAEVDLELFVDEEQYFIFYILEEVLGLGFGCWSMIAMGTLLTTVAKHSCATYKIVSCLIQDTVTVHTLQLPVVQRIQFMHRNICLSVHLHRRTFEFCNDMILLFEIWFFPLLLICVLALSCLLFRLYNAIIQFDDMYDISLSCAYLFFFFIYMLVANFLAQSYTEHSVGLLESTYDTLWYVAPLPIQKLFLIMQKSIKSHKVVVGGLFVASIEGFSTLVTSAVSYFTVMHAMRL; from the exons ATGGATTGTATCCTAAAacgatgtttttatatttgtattactttcgtttttattatgaattactcCTCACTCTTCTTCAATTCTGAAGCT GTAAAACGAATGGTTGAACACATGCAGTTCGAttggaaaatgtttgaaaatagtgacgcaatgaaaatatttgaagaatatctctttgaatcttatattttcacattatCTCTGTGCA TTATTCTTTTACTATTTGCATCTTTTCTTATATCTACTCAATGtagatttattattcttgATATTATCATACCGATGAATGAATCGCGACCACGTAAAGCTGAAGTAGATCTTGAACTTTTCGTCGATgaagaacaatattttattttctatatattggAGGAGGTATTAGGGTTGGGATTCGGATGTTGGTCTATGATTGCGATGGGAACGTTACTGACTACAGTAGCGAAACACTCATGtgcaacatataaaattgttag ttgTTTAATTCAAGATACGGTGACTGTCCATACTCTACAACTTCCTGTTGTTCAAAGAATTCAATTTATGCATCGGAATATTTGTCTTTCAGTTCACCTTCATAGAAGAACATTTGA GTTCTGCAATGATATgatacttttgtttgaaatttgGTTTTTCCCATTACTTTTAATCTGTGTATTGGCTTTAAGTTGCCTCCTATTTCGC CTATACAATGCTATAATTCAGTTCGATGACATGTATGATATTTCACTATCCTGTGcatatttgtttttcttttttatatacatgctAGTGGCAAATTTTCTTGCCCAGTCTTATACCGAACACAGTGTAGGATTATTAGAATCTAC ATATGATACTCTTTGGTATGTAGCGCCATTACCTATTCAGAAATTGTTCTTGATTATGCAAAAATCTATAAAGAGTCATAAAGTAGTAGTGGGTGGTCTTTTCGTTGCTTCAATAGAAGGATTTTCTACG CTTGTGACATCAGctgtatcatattttactgttatgCACGCCATGCGTTTATGA
- the LOC105282130 gene encoding uncharacterized protein LOC105282130 isoform X3 has product MVFAGTRCLKLHRTMLISVGLWPYQKPFIWRIQSIFFFSMYCCHIVFQLTPFLTTTCNMDCILKRCFHICITFLFIMTYYSLYFNSEAVKRMVEHMQFDWKMFENTDAMKIFEDYLFESYIFTLSLCIFLLILASFCITIEYRPIILDVIIPMNESRPRRVEMDLELFINKEQYCFFYIVEEVLGLGVGCWSTIVAGTLLTTVAKHSCATYKIVSCLIQDTVTVHTLQFPVVQRIQVMYRNICFSVHFHRRTYEFCNDMILLFEMWFFPLLLIGVLGLSCLLFRLYYVIIKFDDLYDILLSCVYVFSFFIYMLVGNVLAQSYTEHSVELLESTYNTLWYVAPLPIQKLFLIMQKSIKSHKVVVGGLFVASIEGFSTLVTSAISYFTVMHAMRS; this is encoded by the exons ATGGTATTTGCAGGCACACGCTGTTTAAAGCTTCATCGAACTATGCTTATAAGTGTGGGATTATGGCCGTATCAGAAACCATTCATCTGGCGAATACaatcaattttcttcttcaGTATGTACTGCTGTCATATAGTTTTTCAG ctTACGCCGTTCTTGACGACAACTTGTAATATGGATTGTATCCTAAAAAGATGTTTTCATATTTgtattacttttctttttattatgacTTACTACTCACTCTACTTCAATTCTGAAGCT GTAAAACGAATGGTTGAACATATGCAGTTCGActggaaaatgtttgaaaatactgacgcaatgaaaatatttgaagattATCTCTttgaatcttatattttcacattatCTCTGTGCA TTTTTCTGTTAATACTTGCATCTTTTTGTATAACTATTGAATATAGACCTATCATTCTTGATGTTATCATACCGATGAATGAATCGCGACCACGAAGAGTTGAAATGGATCTTGAACTTTTCATCAATAAAGAACAATATTGTTTTTTCTATATAGTGGAGGAGGTGTTAGGATTGGGAGTCGGATGTTGGTCAACGATTGTGGCTGGAACGTTACTGACTACAGTAGCGAAACACTCATGtgcaacatataaaattgttag TTGTTTAATTCAAGATACGGTGACTGTCCATACTCTTCAATTTCCTGTTGTTCAAAGAATCCAAGTTATGTATCggaatatttgtttttcagTTCACTTTCATAGAAGAACATATGA GTTCTGCAATGACATgatacttttgtttgaaatgtGGTTTTTCCCATTACTTTTAATTGGAGTATTGGGTTTAAGTTGCCTCCTATTTCGC CTATActatgttataattaaattcgatGACTTGTATGATATTTTACTATCCTGTGTAtatgtgttttctttttttatatacatgctTGTGGGAAATGTTCTTGCACAGTCTTATACCGAACACAGTGTGGAATTATTAGAATCTAC GTATAATACTCTTTGGTATGTAGCGCCATTACCTATTCAGAAATTGTTCTTGATTAtgcaaaaatctataaaaagtCATAAAGTAGTAGTGGGTGGTCTTTTCGTTGCTTCAATAGAAGGATTTTCTACG CTTGTGACTTCAgctatatcatattttaccgTTATGCACGCCATGCGTTCATGA
- the LOC105282130 gene encoding uncharacterized protein LOC105282130 isoform X2: MVFAGTRCLKLHRTMLISVGLWPYQKPFIWRIQSIFFFSMYCCHIVFQVTPFLTTTCNMDCILKRCCYICITIVFIMNYYSLYFNSEAVKRMVEHMQFDWKMFENTDAMKIFEEYLFESYIFTLSLCISFVILGSFLIPTECRSIILDVIIPMNESRPRKAERDLELFVDEQQYFFFYLLEEILGLGVGCWSMFAVATLLTTVAKHSCATYKIVSCLIQDTVTVHTLQFPVVQRIQVMYRNICFSVHFHRRTYEFCNDMILLFEMWFFPLLLIGVLGLSCLLFRLYYVIIKFDDLYDILLSCVYVFSFFIYMLVGNVLAQSYTEHSVELLESTYNTLWYVAPLPIQKLFLIMQKSIKSHKVVVGGLFVASIEGFSTLVTSAISYFTVMHAMRS; the protein is encoded by the exons ATGGTATTTGCAGGCACACGCTGTTTAAAGCTTCATCGAACTATGCTTATAAGTGTGGGATTATGGCCGTATCAGAAACCATTCATCTGGCGAATACaatcaattttcttcttcaGTATGTACTGCTGTCATATAGTTTTTCAG GTTACGCCGTTCTTAACGACAACTTGTAACATGGATTGTATCCTAAAAAGATGttgttatatttgtattactatcgtttttattatgaattactaCTCACTCTACTTCAATTCTGAAGCT GTAAAACGAATGGTTGAACATATGCAGTTCGActggaaaatgtttgaaaatactgacgcaatgaaaatatttgaagaatatctctttgaatcttatattttcacattatCTCTGTGCA TTAGTTTTGTAATACTTGGGTCTTTTCTTATACCTACTGAATGTAGATCTATTATTCTTGATGTTATCATACCGATGAATGAATCGCGACCACGTAAAGCTGAAAGAGATCTTGAACTTTTCGTCGATGaacaacaatatttttttttctatttattggAGGAGATACTAGGGTTGGGAGTGGGATGTTGGTCGATGTTTGCGGTTGCAACGTTACTGACTACAGTAGCGAAACACTCATGtgcaacatataaaattgttag TTGTTTAATTCAAGATACGGTGACTGTCCATACTCTTCAATTTCCTGTTGTTCAAAGAATCCAAGTTATGTATCggaatatttgtttttcagTTCACTTTCATAGAAGAACATATGA GTTCTGCAATGACATgatacttttgtttgaaatgtGGTTTTTCCCATTACTTTTAATTGGAGTATTGGGTTTAAGTTGCCTCCTATTTCGC CTATActatgttataattaaattcgatGACTTGTATGATATTTTACTATCCTGTGTAtatgtgttttctttttttatatacatgctTGTGGGAAATGTTCTTGCACAGTCTTATACCGAACACAGTGTGGAATTATTAGAATCTAC GTATAATACTCTTTGGTATGTAGCGCCATTACCTATTCAGAAATTGTTCTTGATTAtgcaaaaatctataaaaagtCATAAAGTAGTAGTGGGTGGTCTTTTCGTTGCTTCAATAGAAGGATTTTCTACG CTTGTGACTTCAgctatatcatattttaccgTTATGCACGCCATGCGTTCATGA
- the LOC105282130 gene encoding uncharacterized protein LOC105282130 isoform X1 — translation MVFAGTRCLKLHRTMLISVGLWPYQKPFIWRIQSIFFFSMYCSHTFFQVTPFLTTTCNMDCILKRCCYICITIVFIMNYYSLYFNSEAVKRMVEHMQFDWKMFENTDAMKIFEEYLFESYIFTLSLCISFVILGSFLIPTECRSIILDVIIPMNESRPRKAERDLELFVDEQQYFFFYLLEEILGLGVGCWSMFAVATLLTTVAKHSCATYKIVSCLIQDTVTVHTLQFPVVQRIQVMYRNICFSVHFHRRTYEFCNDMILLFEMWFFPLLLIGVLGLSCLLFRLYYVIIKFDDLYDILLSCVYVFSFFIYMLVGNVLAQSYTEHSVELLESTYNTLWYVAPLPIQKLFLIMQKSIKSHKVVVGGLFVASIEGFSTLVTSAISYFTVMHAMRS, via the exons ATGGTATTTGCAGGCACACGCTGTTTAAAGCTTCATCGAACTATGCTTATAAGTGTGGGATTATGGCCGTATCAGAAACCATTCATCTGGCGAATACaatcaattttcttcttcaGCATGTACTGCAGTCATACATTTTTTCAG GTTACGCCGTTCTTAACGACAACTTGTAACATGGATTGTATCCTAAAAAGATGttgttatatttgtattactatcgtttttattatgaattactaCTCACTCTACTTCAATTCTGAAGCT GTAAAACGAATGGTTGAACATATGCAGTTCGActggaaaatgtttgaaaatactgacgcaatgaaaatatttgaagaatatctctttgaatcttatattttcacattatCTCTGTGCA TTAGTTTTGTAATACTTGGGTCTTTTCTTATACCTACTGAATGTAGATCTATTATTCTTGATGTTATCATACCGATGAATGAATCGCGACCACGTAAAGCTGAAAGAGATCTTGAACTTTTCGTCGATGaacaacaatatttttttttctatttattggAGGAGATACTAGGGTTGGGAGTGGGATGTTGGTCGATGTTTGCGGTTGCAACGTTACTGACTACAGTAGCGAAACACTCATGtgcaacatataaaattgttag TTGTTTAATTCAAGATACGGTGACTGTCCATACTCTTCAATTTCCTGTTGTTCAAAGAATCCAAGTTATGTATCggaatatttgtttttcagTTCACTTTCATAGAAGAACATATGA GTTCTGCAATGACATgatacttttgtttgaaatgtGGTTTTTCCCATTACTTTTAATTGGAGTATTGGGTTTAAGTTGCCTCCTATTTCGC CTATActatgttataattaaattcgatGACTTGTATGATATTTTACTATCCTGTGTAtatgtgttttctttttttatatacatgctTGTGGGAAATGTTCTTGCACAGTCTTATACCGAACACAGTGTGGAATTATTAGAATCTAC GTATAATACTCTTTGGTATGTAGCGCCATTACCTATTCAGAAATTGTTCTTGATTAtgcaaaaatctataaaaagtCATAAAGTAGTAGTGGGTGGTCTTTTCGTTGCTTCAATAGAAGGATTTTCTACG CTTGTGACTTCAgctatatcatattttaccgTTATGCACGCCATGCGTTCATGA
- the LOC105282132 gene encoding uncharacterized protein LOC105282132 — translation MVFAGTRCLKLHRTMLISVGLWPYQKPFIWRIQSIFFFSMYCSYTFFQVTPFLTTTCNMDCILKRCFYICFTFIFIMNYYSLYFNSEAVKRMVEHMQFYWKMFENTDAMKIFEEYLFESYIFTLSLCIILLLFTSFLISTQCRFIILDVIIPMNESRPRKAEVDLELFVDEQQYFFFYLLEEILGVGVGCWSVFAVATLLTTVAKHSCATYKIVSCLIQDTVTVHTLQLPVVQRIQFMHRNIRLSVHFHRRTYEFCNDMILLFEMWFFPLLLIGVLALSCLLFRLYNAIIQFDDVYDISLSCAYLFFFFIYMLVANFLAQSYTEHSVGLLESTYNTLWYVAPLPIQKLFLIMQKSIKSHKVVVGGLFVASIEGFSTLVTSAVSYFTVMHAMHL, via the exons ATGGTATTTGCAGGCACACGCTGTTTAAAGCTTCATCGAACTATGCTTATAAGTGTGGGATTATGGCCGTATCAGAAACCATTCATCTGGCGAATACaatcaattttcttcttcaGCATGTACTGCAGTTATACATTTTTTCAG GTTACGCCGTTCTTAACAACAACTTGTAACATGGATTGTATCCTAAAaagatgtttttatatttgttttacattcatttttattatgaattactaCTCACTCTACTTCAATTCTGAAGCT GTAAAACGAATGGTTGAACATATGCAGTTCTActggaaaatgtttgaaaatactgacgcaatgaaaatatttgaagaatatctctttgaatcttatattttcacattatCTCTGTGCA TTATTCTTTTACTATTTACATCTTTTCTTATATCTACTCAATGtagatttattattcttgATGTTATCATACCGATGAATGAATCGCGACCACGTAAAGCTGAAGTAGATCTTGAACTTTTCGTCGATGaacaacaatatttttttttttatttattggagGAGATACTAGGGGTGGGAGTGGGATGTTGGTCGGTGTTTGCGGTTGCAACGTTACTGACTACAGTAGCGAAACACTCTTGtgcaacatataaaattgttag TTGTTTAATTCAAGATACGGTGACTGTCCATACTCTACAACTTCCTGTTGTTCAAAGAATCCAATTTATGCATCGGAATATTCGTCTTTCAGTTCACTTTCATAGAAGAACATATGA GTTCTGCAATGACATgatacttttgtttgaaatgtGGTTTTTTCCATTACTTTTAATTGGTGTATTGGCTTTAAGTTGCCTCCTATTTCGC cTATACAATGCTATAATTCAGTTCGATGACGTGTATGATATTTCACTATCCTGTGcatatttgtttttcttttttatatacatgctAGTGGCAAATTTTCTTGCCCAGTCTTATACCGAACACAGTGTAGGATTATTAGAATCTAC GTATAATACTCTTTGGTATGTAGCGCCATTACCTATTCAGAAATTGTTCTTGATTATGCAAAAATCTATAAAGAGTCATAAAGTAGTAGTGGGTGGTCTTTTCGTTGCGTCCATAGAAGGATTTTCTACG CTTGTGACTTCAGctgtatcatattttactgttatgCATGCCATGCATTTATGA